A single region of the Ziziphus jujuba cultivar Dongzao chromosome 10, ASM3175591v1 genome encodes:
- the LOC132799629 gene encoding probable disease resistance protein At4g27220 has product MSARAEQLCRRLKQKMQILLVLDDVWEKLELYQLGITFGNDRNQCKMLLTSRFHDVMENDMSADMIFLLRELSDNEAKGLPIAIETVANALKNKTSSIWKNAMQELRMPSPVNIKGTYDKLFKPIKLSYKYMESDEAKLMLLYIDGVQPHTVKMHDVIHDVVTSIGSQERRMFNLRNYVPKLEDSGKLKDATAVSLLYSSDESQLPERLECLYGCDLGDVALIGELKSLKNLHIEDSNIVELPKQIGQLTRLQLLNLSNCPKLEVIEHNFILSLIHLEESHLQDSFTKWDMDRGLDELDIRRLREDHHLKMLLEASEVLNLRKSKGVKNLVYDLDLEGLPQLKNLVIVENDEMVYIINSMEQNHPCCAFLSLELLYLEKLMKLEKMCYGKLSTDSFGKLRVVKVRDCDRLKNLFSFSIAQQLEEIEVIECKMLREIVYLRDYDPSIIPTKANAQFLVLSKLDSEMLWPDQLPETFNVQNLKTLTVNGCLCLKHMSSFATAGSVVHLKHLEVCHCTVMEEVIAINDIRDLQRMDKKLLPNLKFLSLKDLPDIVELPRELGHLTCSRLLTLRNCPKLEMIEPDTISSLISLEELYMANCFTQWETEKSNACLSELKNLTRLSTLRLAIPDANGLPKDLFHTKLGRYNINIGEHELMPEKFQISRKLDLKLETSSLLEEHSGLQMLMKGSEELGLNGLEGLTNVVYDLDWEARILLKLEEVRVAECSMMEEIVIREIEDDHNQNISNKAANNQIEFPEPYSLKLKSLPKFIQVFTEMKTNSTCWSAEEEVVKFPKVETLTLMGISTLSAIWNCQYEGQVGDDQEHAGILFSLEGLKLSELPRLKHLWEDDYHHGRAFNNLKILIVNGCDRLKKLVPSPISFKNLRFLRVSKCHGMENLLKSSTAKSLTQMQSFCNGQISTPNLKRLILSALTANKKDEDGDGRPKRR; this is encoded by the exons ATGTCCGCTAGAGCAGAACAACTGTGCCGTCGACTGAAGCAAAAAATGCAGATCCTCTTAGTTTTAGATGATGTCTGGGAGAAATTGGAGCTGTATCAACTTGGAATTACTTTTGGTAATGATAGGAATCAATGCAAGATGCTCTTAACCTCTAGATTTCACGATGTGATGGAGAATGATATGAGTGCTGACATGATATTCTTGCTTAGAGAACTATCTGATAATGAAGCAAAGG GCTTACCAATCGCTATAGAAACGGTTGCAAatgcattgaaaaataaaacctcTTCTATTTGGAAAAATGCCATGCAAGAACTAAGAATGCCTTCCCCAGTTAACATCAAAGGCACTTACGATAAATTATTCAAACCTATAAAGCTGAGCTATAAGTACATGGAAAGTGATGAAGCAAAGTTGATGTTGTTGTATATTG ATGGTGTTCAACCTCACACAGTCAAAATGCATGATGTTATTCATGATGTTGTCACCTCAATTGGTTCCCAGGAAAGGCGAATGTTCAACCTCAGAAATTATGTTCCTAAGCTGGAAGACAGTGGAAAACTCAAAGATGCAACTGCAGTTTCACTACTCTATAGCAGCGATGAGTCTCAGCTTCCTGAAAGGTTAGAAT GTTTGTATGGTTGTGACTTAGGAGATGTGGCCTTGATTGGAGAGTTGAAGAGTTTAAAAAACCTTCATATTGAAGACTCTAATATTGTGGAGTTGCCAAAACAAATTGGACAACTGACTCGTCTGCAATTGTTAAATTTGAGTAATTGTCCCAAACTTGAAGTGATCGAACACAATTTCATATTAAGTTTGATACATTTGGAAGAGTCTCATTTGCAAGACAGCTTTACAAAATGGGACATGGACAGAG GACTTGACGAGCTTGACATAAGAAGATTGAGGGAAGATCATCATCTTAAAATGTTGTTGGAAGCATCTGAAGTTCTCAATCTGCGCAAATCAAAAGGCGTGAAGAATCTTGTTTATGATTTAGATCTAGAAGGTTTACCACAGTTGAAGAATCTCGTAATTGTGGAGAATGATGAAATGGTGTACATCATTAATTCCATGGAGCAAAATCATCCTTGCTGTGCCTTTCTATCTTTAGAGTTACTATATCTTGAGAAACTTATGAAACTGGAAAAGATGTGCTATGGAAAACTCTCAACAGATTCGTTTGGCAAATTAAGAGTTGTAAAAGTGAGAGATTGTGATAGATTGAAGAATCTCTTCTCCTTCTCCATTGCCCAACAACTTGAGGAAATTGAAGTAATTGAATGTAAGATGCTGAGAGAGATAGTTTATTTAAGAGACTATGATCCCAGCATCATTCCTACAAAAGCCAATGCTCA GTTTTTGGTGTTGTCCAAACTTGACTCGGAAATGTTATGGCCAGACCAACTTCCAGAAACATTTAACGTGCAGAATCTAAAAACCTTGACTGTTAATGGCTGTCTTTGCTTAAAGCATATGTCATCTTTTGCCACAGCAGGAAGCGTTGTACATCTCAAGCACCTTGAGGTATGTCACTGCACTGTTATGGAAGAGGTAATAGCCATAAATGACATAAGAGACTTACAGAGGATGGATAAGAAACTCCTCCCCAATCTAAAATTTTTGAGTCTGAAAGATCTCCCAG ATATTGTGGAGTTGCCCAGAGAATTAGGACATTTAACTTGTTCTCGGTTATTAACTTTGAGAAATTGTCCTAAACTTGAAATGATTGAACCTGATACCATATCTAGCTTGATAAGTTTAGAAGAGTTGTATATGGCGAATTGTTTTACACAATGGGAGACCGAAAAGAGTAATGCATGTCTTTCCGAGTTGAAGAATCTGACCCGTTTATCCACTTTACGTCTAGCTATACCAGATGCCAACGGTTTGCCAAAGGATTTGTTTCATACAAAATTGGGAagatataacataaatataggAGAACATGAGCTCATGCCtgagaaatttcaaatttcaagaaaGTTGGACCTCAAGCTCGAAACTAGCAGTCTATTAGAGGAGCATTCAGGCCTTCAAATGTTAATGAAAGGGTCTGAAGAATTGGGTTTAAATGGATTAGAGGGTCTAACAAATGTTGTTTATGATCTAGATTGGGAGG CAAGAATCCTTTTGAAACTTGAAGAAGTCAGAGTAGCTGAATGTAGTATGATGGAGGAGATAGTTATCCGTGAAATAGAAGATGATCATAACCAAAACATTAGCAACAAAGCTGCTAATAATCAGATTGAGTTTCCTGAACCATATTCCTTGAAGCTAAAATCACTACCTAAATTTATACAAGTTTTTACTGAAATGAAGACAAACAGCACATGTTGGAGCGCAGAGGAGGAAGTG GTTAAATTTCCCAAGGTGGAAACATTGACACTAATGGGTATCTCAACCCTGAGTGCAATATGGAATTGTCAATACGAAGGCCAAGTTGGTGATGATCAAGAACATGCCGGAATACTTTTCAGTTTGGAAGGATTAAAACTGAGTGAGCTACCCCGGCTGAAGCATTTATGGGAGGATGATTATCACCATGGAAGAGCATTCAACAATTTGAAAATTCTAATTGTGAATGGATGTGACAGATTGAAGAAGTTAGTCCCATCTCCCATATCATTCAAGAACTTGAGATTTCTCAGAGTGTCAAAATGCCATGGAATGGAGAATCTATTAAAATCCTCAACAGCTAAAAGCTTGACACAA ATGCAGAGTTTCTGCAATGGACAAATAAGCACTCCAAATCTGAAGAGATTAATATTAAGTGCACTGACAGCGAACAAGAaagatgaagatggagatgGGAGACCAAAACGAAGATGA